The Enterobacter asburiae genome window below encodes:
- a CDS encoding L-serine ammonia-lyase — protein MISVFDIFKIGIGPSSSHTVGPMKAGKQFTDDLIARGILHDITRVVVDVYGSLSLTGKGHHTDIAIIMGLAGNLPDTVDIDAIPGFIQDVNTHGRLLLANGEHEVEFPVDHCMNFHADNLSLHENGMRITALAGDKAVYSQTYYSIGGGFIVDEDHFGQTNTSSVEVPYPYKTAADLQRHCQETGLSLSGLMMKNELALHSKEELEQHFTNVWEVMRGGIERGITTEGVLPGKLRVPRRAAALRRMLVSTDKTTTDPMAVVDWINMFALAVNEENAAGGRVVTAPTNGACGIVPAVLAYYDKFIREVNANSLARYLLVASAIGSLYKMNASISGAEVGCQGEVGVACSMAAAGLAELLGASPTQVCIAAEIGMEHNLGLTCDPVAGQVQVPCIERNAIASVKAVNAARMALRRTSEPRVCLDKVIETMYETGKDMNAKYRETSRGGLAMKIVTCD, from the coding sequence ATGATTAGCGTATTCGATATCTTCAAAATCGGTATTGGTCCTTCCAGCTCTCACACCGTCGGACCAATGAAAGCCGGTAAGCAGTTCACGGATGACTTGATTGCACGCGGTATCTTGCATGACATTACCCGCGTGGTTGTCGATGTATACGGCTCGCTTTCCCTGACCGGGAAAGGCCACCATACCGATATCGCCATTATCATGGGCCTGGCGGGAAACCTGCCGGATACCGTTGATATTGATGCGATCCCTGGCTTCATCCAGGATGTGAACACCCACGGTCGCCTGCTGCTGGCGAACGGTGAGCATGAGGTTGAATTCCCGGTTGACCACTGCATGAATTTCCATGCGGACAACCTGTCGCTGCACGAAAACGGCATGCGCATTACCGCGCTGGCCGGCGACAAAGCGGTATACAGCCAGACGTATTACTCTATCGGCGGCGGTTTTATCGTCGACGAAGACCACTTTGGTCAAACCAATACCTCTTCTGTCGAAGTGCCGTATCCGTACAAAACGGCGGCGGATCTTCAGCGTCACTGTCAGGAGACGGGCCTTTCCCTCTCCGGCCTGATGATGAAAAACGAGCTGGCACTTCACAGTAAAGAAGAGCTCGAACAGCACTTCACTAACGTCTGGGAAGTGATGCGCGGCGGTATTGAGCGCGGGATCACCACCGAAGGCGTTCTGCCGGGCAAGCTTCGCGTGCCGCGTCGCGCTGCTGCACTGCGCCGTATGCTGGTGAGCACCGACAAAACGACGACGGACCCGATGGCCGTTGTAGACTGGATCAACATGTTCGCCCTGGCGGTAAACGAAGAGAACGCCGCAGGGGGCCGAGTGGTCACCGCGCCGACTAACGGCGCCTGCGGTATCGTTCCGGCGGTGCTGGCGTACTACGACAAGTTTATCCGTGAAGTGAACGCGAACTCGCTGGCGCGCTACCTGCTGGTCGCCAGTGCGATTGGTTCGCTGTATAAGATGAACGCGTCTATCTCCGGTGCGGAAGTGGGCTGTCAGGGTGAAGTCGGCGTGGCGTGCTCCATGGCGGCGGCGGGTCTGGCCGAACTGCTGGGTGCAAGCCCGACACAGGTGTGCATTGCTGCGGAAATCGGCATGGAGCATAACCTGGGGCTGACCTGTGACCCGGTTGCCGGACAGGTACAGGTACCGTGCATCGAACGTAACGCGATTGCCTCCGTGAAGGCGGTGAACGCGGCACGTATGGCGCTGCGCCGTACCAGCGAACCGCGCGTCTGTCTCGATAAGGTTATCGAAACCATGTACGAAACCGGTAAAGATATGAACGCCAAATACCGCGAAACCTCTCGCGGCGGCCTGGCGATGAAGATCGTAACCTGCGATTAA